The following are from one region of the Thermoproteus uzoniensis 768-20 genome:
- a CDS encoding ATP-binding protein has translation MEFRIRGYRCLDDFVIDVEDLLVVLGPNGSGKSSLLEALYLAASGGGASPPGPQTPLKIVLMARGEPFSPDFGRDRAELNETVLSRAECAPGGDAELGKLLQGISIQLFFGWLAKLSGLPVSEFAYRELGRLYLCGPDGVSAAAVFANFVVDWRKGNIGEALLVTPRLAAEMDYVAPLVDNIAVGNPGWFSQVLGLFEKYGVRDVRNINGIPHVVGRRILPMSAAPAGLAYALIISLALGGGKFVFIDEPEAHMHPTLIDTVRDAVERALDAGRKVVVATQSIEVVDKLASIGRGRVLRMRDCKKHDEIEMPEARRRLDELYEDLRYY, from the coding sequence GTGGAGTTTAGGATCAGGGGGTATAGGTGTCTCGACGATTTCGTCATAGACGTCGAGGATCTGTTGGTGGTCTTGGGGCCTAATGGCTCTGGGAAGTCTTCCCTTCTTGAGGCCCTCTACCTGGCGGCCTCTGGCGGCGGGGCCTCTCCGCCGGGTCCCCAAACGCCCCTGAAAATTGTGTTGATGGCGCGGGGAGAGCCTTTCAGCCCAGACTTCGGCCGCGACCGCGCCGAGCTTAACGAGACCGTACTGTCTAGAGCCGAGTGCGCCCCGGGCGGCGACGCGGAGTTGGGCAAGCTACTGCAGGGAATCTCCATACAGCTTTTTTTCGGATGGCTGGCCAAGTTGTCCGGGCTACCGGTGTCGGAGTTCGCATACCGAGAGCTCGGTAGGCTTTACCTCTGCGGGCCGGACGGCGTCTCCGCCGCCGCGGTTTTCGCGAACTTCGTGGTGGACTGGCGCAAGGGCAACATCGGGGAGGCCCTGCTCGTGACGCCTAGGCTAGCCGCCGAGATGGACTACGTGGCGCCGCTCGTCGACAACATCGCTGTGGGGAACCCCGGCTGGTTTAGCCAAGTCCTAGGGCTTTTTGAGAAATACGGAGTGAGGGACGTAAGGAATATCAACGGCATACCCCACGTGGTGGGGAGGAGGATTCTGCCGATGAGCGCCGCGCCGGCAGGCCTTGCATACGCCCTAATAATATCCCTCGCCCTCGGCGGCGGCAAATTCGTCTTCATCGACGAGCCGGAGGCGCATATGCACCCCACGCTCATCGACACCGTGCGGGATGCGGTGGAGCGCGCCCTCGACGCGGGGAGGAAGGTGGTGGTGGCTACGCAGAGCATTGAGGTGGTGGACAAGCTGGCCTCAATCGGGAGGGGGCGGGTGTTGAGGATGCGCGATTGTAAGAAGCACGACGAGATAGAAATGCCGGAGGCCAGGAGGCGCCTCGACGAGCTTTATGAGGACCTCAGGTACTACTGA
- a CDS encoding M20/M25/M40 family metallo-hydrolase, with amino-acid sequence MDLKSLLLRALSIYSPSHGEAELARFLLGVVREIADEAWIDGAGNVVAVRGKGAPVTWLHAHMDTVVGPLEVRDEGDVVRGRGAVDDKGPLVAYVGAFASAKPSGTLVLALVTAEEDDSAGTEELLRGGPPRPDYVYVGEPTDLHVAYAYRGGGKVELRLSTKGGHASSPIYGNPFEELYAVYVKAKEALGHGERYEDFTVTPTVVRCGDAPNKVPVECVAVLDVRIPPGHNCAELEERLKGLPARVRSCVDPAEASPTNPAARALVRGLLKIGVEPKLSRKYGTADFNLLISLTKNIAAFGPGDPKLAHTEEEAVSVRDVEAAARALRHAVEELGRWGSKGQ; translated from the coding sequence ATGGATCTGAAGAGCTTGTTGTTGCGCGCGCTGTCCATATATAGCCCGTCGCACGGCGAAGCCGAGCTGGCCAGATTCCTCCTCGGCGTCGTTAGGGAGATAGCCGACGAGGCTTGGATAGACGGAGCGGGCAACGTGGTGGCGGTGAGAGGCAAGGGGGCGCCCGTCACGTGGCTCCACGCCCACATGGACACGGTCGTAGGGCCCCTCGAGGTGAGGGATGAGGGCGACGTAGTGAGGGGTAGAGGCGCCGTCGACGACAAGGGCCCCCTAGTTGCGTACGTCGGGGCGTTCGCGTCGGCGAAGCCCTCCGGCACCTTAGTACTCGCCTTGGTGACCGCCGAGGAGGACGACAGCGCGGGCACGGAGGAGCTCCTCAGAGGCGGGCCTCCCAGGCCGGACTACGTCTACGTCGGGGAGCCCACCGACCTGCACGTGGCGTACGCCTACAGAGGCGGCGGGAAGGTGGAGCTGAGGCTGAGCACCAAGGGAGGCCACGCCTCCAGCCCTATCTACGGCAATCCCTTCGAGGAGCTGTACGCCGTATATGTAAAGGCCAAGGAGGCGCTCGGGCACGGGGAGAGATACGAGGACTTCACCGTGACGCCGACGGTAGTGAGGTGCGGCGACGCCCCGAACAAGGTGCCTGTGGAGTGCGTCGCTGTGCTGGACGTCAGAATACCGCCGGGCCACAACTGCGCCGAGCTCGAGGAACGCCTTAAGGGGCTCCCCGCCCGCGTAAGATCCTGCGTAGACCCGGCGGAGGCGAGCCCCACGAACCCCGCCGCGAGGGCCTTGGTGAGGGGCCTGCTGAAGATCGGCGTCGAGCCCAAGCTCAGCAGAAAGTACGGCACCGCCGACTTCAACCTGTTGATCTCGCTGACCAAGAACATAGCGGCGTTCGGCCCCGGCGATCCCAAACTGGCCCACACAGAGGAGGAGGCGGTGAGCGTCAGAGACGTAGAGGCGGCGGCGAGGGCCTTGAGGCATGCGGTGGAGGAGCTAGGGCGTTGGGGATCCAAGGGCCAGTAG